In Blastopirellula sediminis, the following proteins share a genomic window:
- a CDS encoding lipoate--protein ligase family protein, which produces MAVRLIENASHTGSWNMAVDESLLESTADSQTATLRFYQWSEPTLSLGYFQKYADRWTHEESRESACVRRASGGGAIMHDLELTYSYCVPTADPRSTSVTSLFDLFHQSLIDTLADLGVTASICGNPQKHASGDPFLCFQRRSSVDVIVDGYKICGSAQRRGKGAVLQHGSILLARSAKAPQLPGIADLASTVIDPNELQNVWLPNLSSVLGVNFEIGGLTESETLLAAETEKSRFASPDWTEKK; this is translated from the coding sequence ATGGCGGTTCGCCTGATTGAAAACGCTTCCCACACGGGAAGCTGGAACATGGCGGTCGACGAATCCTTGCTGGAGTCGACCGCCGACAGCCAGACGGCGACGCTCCGCTTCTATCAGTGGAGCGAGCCGACGCTGTCGCTCGGCTACTTTCAGAAGTACGCTGACCGCTGGACCCACGAGGAGAGCCGCGAGTCGGCCTGCGTCCGTCGCGCTTCCGGCGGCGGCGCCATCATGCATGATCTTGAGCTGACCTACAGCTACTGCGTTCCGACTGCTGACCCGCGCAGCACATCGGTGACCAGCCTGTTTGACCTCTTCCACCAGTCGCTGATCGATACGCTGGCCGATCTCGGCGTGACCGCTTCCATTTGCGGCAACCCACAGAAGCACGCAAGCGGCGACCCGTTTCTCTGCTTCCAGCGCCGGAGCAGCGTCGACGTAATAGTCGACGGCTATAAGATTTGCGGCAGCGCACAGCGGCGTGGCAAGGGGGCGGTACTGCAGCATGGCAGTATTCTGCTCGCCCGCTCAGCAAAGGCCCCGCAACTGCCGGGAATCGCCGACCTTGCTAGCACGGTAATCGATCCCAATGAGCTGCAAAATGTTTGGCTGCCGAATCTTAGCAGCGTACTGGGTGTGAATTTCGAGATTGGGGGTCTGACCGAGTCGGAGACCCTCCTGGCTGCAGAGACGGAAAAGTCGCGATTCGCTTCCCCGGATTGGACAGAGAAAAAGTAG
- a CDS encoding SDR family oxidoreductase, whose protein sequence is MSTGQSRRLIFGCGYVGLRAANRWHAQGDEVFAVTRSADRAALLAEGGLRPIIADVTDENSLVDLPSVDTVLFAVGYDRSAGKPIEDVYVAGLAKVLDHLPTSCGRLIYVSSTGVYGDAGGQVVDEQTPCDPQRSGGKACWAAEELLRADPRWQQKHVSLRLAGIYGPGRIPRAKEIAAQIPIPTPGEGALNLIHVDDAVETVMLTASHPSPKSLYVISDGHPVERTEYYAQIARSLNAPPPVYEAADPASPAALRAASNRRMSNRLAVEHLGLRPHYPDYRAGLAAILGSAS, encoded by the coding sequence ATGAGCACGGGACAATCTCGTCGGCTGATTTTCGGTTGCGGCTACGTCGGATTGCGGGCCGCCAATCGTTGGCATGCGCAAGGAGACGAAGTCTTTGCCGTAACGCGAAGCGCTGATCGAGCGGCGCTGTTAGCCGAGGGGGGCTTGCGGCCGATCATTGCCGACGTGACCGACGAAAACTCGCTCGTCGATCTCCCCTCGGTCGATACCGTGCTGTTTGCGGTCGGATACGATCGCTCAGCCGGCAAGCCGATCGAAGATGTTTACGTCGCGGGTCTCGCCAAAGTTCTCGACCATTTGCCCACTAGCTGCGGCCGGCTGATTTACGTCAGCTCGACCGGCGTTTACGGCGACGCCGGCGGACAAGTCGTCGATGAACAAACCCCATGCGATCCGCAACGTTCCGGTGGGAAAGCATGTTGGGCTGCGGAAGAATTGTTACGAGCCGATCCACGCTGGCAACAGAAGCATGTCTCGCTGCGGCTCGCGGGGATCTACGGGCCGGGTCGCATCCCACGCGCCAAAGAAATTGCGGCTCAAATTCCCATTCCGACGCCCGGCGAAGGCGCATTAAATCTCATTCATGTAGACGACGCAGTCGAGACAGTTATGCTCACCGCGTCCCATCCCTCCCCCAAATCTCTGTACGTGATCAGCGACGGTCACCCAGTCGAGCGGACCGAGTACTACGCGCAGATCGCCCGTAGCTTGAACGCGCCGCCCCCGGTCTACGAAGCTGCCGATCCCGCATCGCCCGCCGCACTGAGGGCCGCATCCAACCGCCGCATGTCAAACCGCCTGGCGGTAGAGCACCTTGGCCTCCGTCCGCACTACCCCGACTACCGAGCCGGACTGGCCGCGATTCTGGGATCGGCCTCGTAG
- a CDS encoding HTTM domain-containing protein, whose product MANQIDGSSLAMFRIGFGLVIVWHILKYFKSPTGVTEIERVFASPLLHFTYPGFSWVQPWSEPWLTVHFAVVGVAAALVALGLFYRVAIVTLFFGYTYIFLLEATLYNNHYYLICLLAFLLCFMPANRCWSLDNLIAKRFRKIAFEPAEQTVAGKEIPFWPVFTLRFQMFIVYFFGGVAKFNNDWLTGEPLFGPGNILHDFINSTIGLPDAIRPIHLCLFLAWGGLVFDLSVSFLLLWRKTRLLGLFATIIFHVHNHFIFPIGIFPAMALSSTMIFFDPGWLRQLADWVRRPRWNLRQKTSEQHVSPSQNRPQIAWGLAIALAGFIAWQTSWPLRHLFVEGDANWTEEGQDFSWRMMLRAKAAGHLTCHVLDPELHTVNEQGRPAIKWEACPEGTPRAIHIAIDSHLFNWNHHPGLTITHEPIYGRRLIYNPGAFHKDQAEAVQVGREKIEQQWRKTFGRVPSIEQAITLEQATKLIRERFQAEVARMNLDQKTEAEFLNHLVELEKMAKSEAEPVAGQESRRVQLVNALEHLDQSPLVKIVRPVLGRLEPFLLQGAPSSGEPLLVISDPELTQSSAADAELDLLKLSSGDPYIVWTDFSRLRPYDWRRLPQSFVTFEDRNLKVVWNHFREIEPYQLEKVAVRPWMIHQYAQRVGGLWRAKTGRQAGVSVESYVMMNYTVPQMLLDPTVDLTSVKLNHFSHNSWILPRNHSRIGVADQPVESLRR is encoded by the coding sequence ATGGCCAACCAGATCGATGGATCTTCTTTGGCGATGTTTCGGATTGGCTTTGGGCTGGTAATCGTTTGGCATATTCTTAAGTACTTTAAGAGCCCAACCGGAGTAACGGAAATTGAGCGAGTATTCGCGAGTCCCTTGCTCCATTTCACTTATCCGGGATTTAGTTGGGTTCAGCCATGGAGTGAACCTTGGCTGACGGTTCATTTCGCCGTGGTTGGAGTCGCAGCAGCTTTGGTGGCGTTAGGGCTGTTTTACCGCGTCGCCATAGTGACGCTGTTTTTTGGCTATACCTACATCTTTTTGCTGGAAGCGACGCTTTATAACAATCACTACTATTTGATCTGTCTGCTAGCCTTTCTACTCTGCTTTATGCCGGCCAATCGCTGCTGGTCGCTAGATAATCTAATCGCCAAGCGGTTTCGAAAAATCGCCTTCGAACCTGCCGAGCAAACGGTTGCCGGCAAGGAGATTCCATTTTGGCCTGTCTTTACGCTTCGCTTTCAAATGTTCATCGTCTACTTTTTTGGGGGCGTCGCGAAGTTCAACAACGACTGGTTAACCGGAGAGCCGCTGTTTGGACCAGGGAATATTCTGCATGACTTTATCAATAGCACGATTGGACTTCCTGACGCCATACGGCCGATTCATTTGTGCTTGTTTCTGGCTTGGGGCGGTCTCGTTTTCGATTTGAGCGTCAGCTTTCTGTTGCTTTGGCGAAAGACGCGTTTGCTGGGCTTATTCGCGACAATTATTTTTCATGTACATAATCATTTTATCTTTCCGATCGGTATCTTTCCGGCGATGGCGCTGTCGTCCACGATGATCTTCTTTGATCCCGGTTGGCTACGTCAGTTGGCGGACTGGGTGCGAAGACCGCGCTGGAATCTTCGCCAAAAGACAAGCGAACAACATGTTTCGCCCAGCCAAAATCGTCCCCAAATCGCCTGGGGGCTAGCGATCGCCCTGGCGGGATTCATCGCCTGGCAAACGTCTTGGCCGCTACGACACCTGTTTGTGGAAGGAGACGCCAACTGGACCGAAGAAGGTCAGGATTTCAGCTGGCGGATGATGTTGCGAGCGAAAGCGGCAGGCCATTTAACATGCCATGTGCTTGATCCCGAACTTCATACTGTGAACGAACAAGGACGACCTGCGATTAAATGGGAAGCTTGTCCTGAGGGAACGCCGCGCGCGATTCATATCGCGATCGACTCTCACTTATTCAATTGGAATCATCATCCGGGGCTAACGATCACGCACGAGCCAATCTACGGACGCAGGCTGATCTACAACCCAGGAGCTTTTCATAAAGACCAAGCGGAAGCGGTTCAAGTTGGCCGTGAAAAGATCGAACAGCAATGGCGAAAAACTTTCGGCAGAGTTCCTTCGATTGAGCAAGCGATCACGCTGGAGCAAGCGACCAAATTGATTCGCGAGCGTTTTCAAGCGGAAGTCGCTCGAATGAACTTGGACCAGAAAACAGAAGCCGAGTTTCTAAATCATCTCGTTGAACTGGAGAAAATGGCCAAGTCGGAAGCAGAGCCTGTTGCCGGACAAGAGTCTCGGCGGGTTCAGCTTGTGAATGCGTTGGAGCATCTGGATCAATCTCCTTTGGTCAAGATCGTTCGACCTGTTTTAGGACGTTTGGAGCCCTTTTTACTTCAGGGGGCTCCGTCTTCAGGCGAACCGCTGCTGGTGATTAGCGATCCAGAGCTGACCCAGTCATCCGCCGCCGACGCCGAATTGGATCTGTTGAAACTCTCAAGCGGCGATCCCTATATTGTTTGGACCGACTTCTCTCGGCTTCGACCTTACGATTGGCGTCGCTTGCCGCAAAGTTTCGTCACTTTCGAGGATCGAAATCTAAAAGTGGTTTGGAATCATTTCCGCGAGATCGAACCTTATCAGCTAGAAAAAGTAGCCGTACGCCCTTGGATGATTCATCAGTATGCACAGCGAGTAGGCGGTCTCTGGCGAGCAAAAACAGGTCGCCAGGCCGGCGTATCTGTCGAAAGCTACGTAATGATGAATTATACGGTTCCGCAAATGCTGCTTGATCCAACCGTAGACCTGACCTCGGTCAAATTGAATCACTTCAGCCACAACAGCTGGATTCTTCCGCGAAATCACTCTCGAATCGGCGTTGCCGACCAGCCAGTGGAATCGTTGCGGCGTTAA
- a CDS encoding outer membrane protein assembly factor BamB family protein, producing the protein MNSHYLRWLALSATLLVVCSTPTLAEEGWARFRGPNGSGLAGPIDLKLPFDTADDVCWKADLPGVGNSSPVIWGDRIFLLSGEKDGSFVYALCLDANNGEVIWKKRLASAGYHLHTKNTFASSTPAVDAHSVYIGWSDGEQTTLASLTHDGNVEWTTELGPWVSQHGFGVSPIVYDEYVILSLMQLGDEKTLNGRKAGQSRLVAMNRATGRIVWEAARDSDVAAYSVPCIYHAKDGRDLLICCSSAHGVAAHNPMNGDQIWANPVFNKRSVSSPVVIDGVVYGSCGSGGGGNYVVAVDPESGETIYRFDRSAPYVPGAVGKDGLTYLWYDKGIVTAIRTADGEKVWQQRIGGNYSGSPIIAGDKLINVSEDGEVLILATGEEFRELARFSLGEGSNATAAAAGGKLFVRTASHLYCLGEK; encoded by the coding sequence ATGAACTCGCATTACCTCCGCTGGCTTGCGCTTTCCGCGACGCTGCTGGTCGTCTGTTCGACTCCCACTTTGGCCGAAGAAGGCTGGGCTCGTTTTCGCGGTCCCAACGGGAGCGGCCTGGCCGGTCCGATCGACTTAAAGCTGCCGTTCGACACAGCGGATGACGTTTGCTGGAAGGCCGACTTGCCGGGCGTCGGCAACTCGTCGCCGGTGATCTGGGGGGATCGCATTTTTCTGCTCAGCGGCGAAAAAGATGGTTCGTTCGTTTACGCCCTCTGCTTGGACGCCAACAACGGCGAAGTGATCTGGAAGAAGCGGCTCGCCTCGGCCGGCTATCACCTCCACACGAAGAACACCTTCGCGTCGAGCACTCCGGCGGTCGACGCCCACTCGGTTTACATCGGTTGGAGCGACGGCGAACAGACGACGTTGGCCTCCCTAACCCATGACGGAAATGTCGAATGGACGACCGAACTTGGCCCGTGGGTCAGCCAACATGGATTCGGCGTCTCGCCGATCGTGTACGACGAGTACGTCATCCTGTCGCTGATGCAGCTCGGGGACGAAAAAACGTTGAACGGCCGTAAGGCGGGGCAAAGTCGCCTGGTGGCGATGAACCGTGCCACCGGTCGCATCGTTTGGGAAGCGGCTCGCGACAGCGACGTCGCCGCCTACTCGGTTCCTTGCATCTACCACGCGAAGGATGGTCGCGACCTGTTGATCTGCTGCAGCTCGGCCCATGGGGTCGCCGCTCACAACCCGATGAACGGCGATCAGATCTGGGCGAACCCCGTCTTCAACAAGCGGAGCGTTTCGTCGCCGGTCGTGATCGACGGCGTCGTCTACGGTTCGTGCGGTTCCGGCGGCGGCGGCAATTACGTGGTCGCCGTTGATCCGGAAAGCGGCGAAACGATCTATCGCTTCGATCGCTCGGCGCCCTATGTTCCTGGCGCGGTCGGCAAAGATGGCCTCACCTATCTCTGGTACGACAAAGGGATCGTCACCGCGATTCGCACCGCCGACGGCGAAAAGGTCTGGCAACAGCGGATCGGCGGCAACTATTCCGGTTCGCCGATCATCGCCGGCGACAAACTGATCAACGTCAGCGAAGACGGAGAAGTCCTCATCCTGGCGACCGGCGAGGAGTTCCGCGAACTCGCTCGCTTCTCGCTCGGCGAAGGAAGCAACGCCACCGCCGCAGCCGCCGGCGGAAAGCTCTTCGTCCGCACCGCGTCGCATTTATATTGCTTGGGTGAGAAGTAG
- a CDS encoding S1C family serine protease has translation MIAKLVRQRTLWSVTALFATVSIMAVAYGQDRHEGMMARFLQKVNERSNVRVMAAFREVVAEPHDSTVELLIKDERVALGGIVDSQGWVITKASQIMAQPNVDKLVCRLSSGDTFAATIAAHDRKFDVALLKIDASGLHVIEMADGEPEVGSLLATTCPKSEPLAIGVMSSAARAIQGEFGVLGIRLPGVGEDVTEARVMQVFDKSAADKSGLLAGDLIRSVNDIAIQTASQLQKAIRGYQPGDVVRLTISRGDSDVDLLCTLGDRFTGLEGPEGMARHEFQNHLGGPLSSRRSGFPTAFQHDTFLRPEDCGGPVVNLDGKVVGLNIARAGRVASYAIPASILSEVVQRLKSEAAPQTVSTGPAAL, from the coding sequence ATGATTGCCAAACTCGTGCGCCAGCGAACGCTCTGGAGCGTCACCGCACTCTTTGCGACGGTCTCGATCATGGCGGTCGCCTACGGCCAGGATCGTCACGAAGGGATGATGGCTCGTTTCCTGCAAAAGGTAAACGAACGGAGCAACGTCCGCGTGATGGCGGCGTTTCGCGAAGTGGTCGCCGAGCCGCATGATTCGACGGTCGAACTGCTGATTAAAGACGAACGGGTCGCCCTCGGCGGCATCGTCGACTCGCAAGGTTGGGTCATCACCAAGGCGAGCCAGATCATGGCCCAGCCGAACGTCGACAAGCTGGTCTGCCGGCTTTCCAGCGGCGACACCTTCGCCGCGACGATCGCCGCCCATGATCGCAAGTTTGACGTCGCCCTGCTGAAGATCGACGCGTCCGGCTTGCACGTGATCGAGATGGCCGACGGCGAACCGGAAGTCGGCAGCTTGCTGGCGACGACCTGCCCGAAATCGGAACCGCTGGCGATCGGCGTGATGAGCTCCGCTGCGCGCGCGATTCAAGGCGAGTTTGGCGTGCTGGGGATTCGTCTTCCCGGCGTCGGCGAAGACGTGACCGAAGCCCGCGTGATGCAGGTCTTTGATAAGAGCGCGGCCGACAAGTCGGGACTGCTCGCTGGCGACCTGATCCGTTCGGTCAACGACATCGCGATTCAGACGGCCAGCCAACTGCAAAAGGCGATCCGCGGCTACCAGCCGGGGGACGTCGTGCGACTGACGATCTCGCGCGGCGACAGCGACGTCGACCTGTTGTGCACGCTGGGGGATCGCTTTACCGGGCTCGAAGGGCCGGAAGGGATGGCTCGGCACGAATTCCAGAATCATCTGGGCGGGCCGCTCAGCTCGCGACGCAGCGGCTTTCCGACCGCCTTCCAGCACGACACCTTCCTCCGTCCGGAAGATTGCGGCGGCCCAGTCGTCAATCTCGACGGCAAGGTGGTTGGGCTGAATATCGCCCGAGCGGGACGGGTCGCCAGCTATGCGATTCCGGCCAGCATTTTGTCGGAAGTGGTTCAGAGGTTAAAATCAGAGGCAGCCCCGCAAACGGTTTCGACCGGTCCGGCGGCGCTTTAG
- a CDS encoding RNA polymerase sigma factor, translating into MTSDIRLLVDQCREGDSSAIRQFIDLFRNKVYALCFRMVGEHHEAEDMAQETFVRVIRSLDHWDPDRPIEPWILTIAGNRCRTLLAKRKRRPQAHPIEEHVADHRPDLQPAQILTEEVHLALQQVRSEYRQAFLLFHEHELSYIEISEQLGKPLGTIKTWVHRARREMIARLTQRGVLEGREDEIRRV; encoded by the coding sequence TTGACCTCTGACATTCGCCTGTTAGTCGATCAATGCCGTGAGGGGGATAGTTCCGCCATACGGCAGTTCATCGACCTGTTTCGAAACAAAGTGTATGCGCTCTGTTTCCGCATGGTCGGTGAGCACCACGAGGCGGAGGACATGGCCCAAGAGACTTTCGTGCGCGTGATCCGCAGCTTGGATCATTGGGATCCCGACCGCCCGATTGAGCCGTGGATTCTGACGATCGCCGGCAACCGCTGCCGAACTTTGTTGGCCAAGCGAAAAAGGCGACCTCAGGCCCACCCGATCGAAGAGCATGTCGCCGATCACCGACCTGACTTGCAGCCGGCCCAGATTTTGACCGAAGAAGTCCATTTGGCCCTGCAGCAAGTCCGGTCGGAATACCGACAAGCTTTTTTATTGTTTCATGAACATGAGCTGAGCTATATCGAGATCAGCGAGCAGTTAGGAAAACCGCTAGGGACGATCAAAACCTGGGTTCACCGAGCGCGGAGGGAGATGATCGCTCGCTTAACCCAACGAGGGGTATTGGAAGGGCGTGAAGATGAAATACGTCGAGTTTGA
- a CDS encoding S1C family serine protease, which translates to MTHQTRLPLPILLLLFAAIGVSLVKAEELPKSTEPTVVQTAHFAEVLAGDAPNSLGELRALEKRVQEVAKKVIPCTVGVSVGGAQGSGVIVTEDGYVMTAGHVIGEPNREAVITLPSGKKVKAITLGTDRSIDSGLLKITTPGKYEHLKIDHSDELRDGQWVLVTGHPGGYVQDRLPVLRLGRVLASYEDVVATDCVLVGGDSGGPLLDMDGDVVGINSRIGNRITANMHVPSDAYSENWNRLTSGEVWGKLPGTRPVLGVRCDKEKKAPIVIEVTPNSPAERSGVQVGDRIVRFNGRETKSFDELKLLVDQTSPGDQVEMVVERGERTLTLNDVVIKDAREIDG; encoded by the coding sequence ATGACGCATCAGACGAGACTCCCTCTCCCCATTCTCCTCCTCCTGTTTGCTGCTATTGGGGTTTCGCTCGTTAAGGCCGAAGAACTGCCGAAGTCGACGGAACCGACCGTCGTTCAAACGGCTCACTTCGCCGAAGTCTTAGCCGGCGACGCTCCCAACAGTTTGGGCGAACTGCGAGCGCTCGAAAAACGGGTCCAGGAAGTCGCCAAGAAAGTGATTCCTTGCACGGTCGGCGTTTCGGTCGGCGGAGCGCAAGGATCGGGCGTGATCGTGACCGAAGACGGTTATGTGATGACCGCTGGCCATGTGATCGGCGAACCGAATCGGGAAGCGGTGATCACGCTCCCCAGCGGCAAGAAGGTGAAAGCGATCACGCTGGGAACCGATCGGAGCATCGACTCCGGCTTGCTGAAAATCACCACGCCGGGCAAGTACGAACATCTGAAGATCGACCACTCGGACGAACTGCGCGACGGACAATGGGTGTTGGTCACCGGGCATCCCGGCGGCTACGTCCAAGACCGTCTGCCGGTGCTGCGGTTGGGACGCGTGTTGGCTTCTTACGAAGACGTGGTTGCGACCGACTGCGTGTTGGTGGGCGGAGACAGCGGCGGTCCGCTGTTGGACATGGACGGGGACGTGGTCGGCATCAACAGCCGCATCGGCAACCGAATTACCGCCAACATGCATGTGCCGTCAGACGCTTACTCCGAAAATTGGAATCGGCTGACGAGCGGCGAAGTCTGGGGGAAACTGCCGGGGACGCGTCCGGTGCTCGGCGTTCGCTGCGACAAGGAAAAGAAAGCGCCGATCGTAATCGAAGTGACGCCGAATTCGCCTGCGGAACGATCCGGGGTGCAGGTCGGCGATCGGATCGTTCGCTTTAACGGACGCGAAACGAAATCCTTTGATGAATTGAAACTGCTAGTCGATCAGACAAGCCCCGGCGACCAGGTTGAAATGGTCGTCGAGCGCGGGGAGCGAACTCTGACGCTGAACGACGTCGTGATCAAAGACGCTCGCGAAATCGACGGTTAG
- a CDS encoding FHA domain-containing protein, producing MQVMLRVVRGPSAGKEFKIPVDSFVIGRGDGCHLKPKSDMISRRHCELRVADSKLVIEDFGSKNGTFVNNEPISGTVELKMGDELRVGPLEFLVLIDHSLGAAKRPRVNSVKEAATRVAEAGLNDSDVASWLAEADEEDRMDRLHNPEGRQFRIGETVSVEDFAEDEEKPTTEDETTNGTKSGFMGLFGGRKKKEYGKLPQMAKEEAQNSRDAAQETLKKMFDRR from the coding sequence ATGCAAGTAATGTTAAGGGTTGTTCGAGGGCCAAGCGCCGGCAAGGAATTCAAGATTCCTGTCGATAGCTTTGTCATTGGACGCGGCGATGGATGTCACCTGAAACCGAAAAGCGACATGATTAGTCGCCGACATTGCGAGCTGCGCGTCGCCGACTCGAAGCTAGTGATTGAAGATTTCGGCAGCAAGAATGGCACCTTCGTCAACAACGAACCAATAAGCGGCACGGTTGAACTGAAGATGGGGGACGAGCTTCGCGTTGGTCCTCTCGAATTCCTCGTGCTGATTGATCATTCGCTCGGCGCCGCCAAACGGCCCCGCGTGAACAGCGTGAAAGAAGCGGCTACGCGAGTTGCGGAAGCCGGTCTGAATGACTCCGACGTCGCCAGCTGGCTGGCCGAAGCGGACGAAGAAGACCGGATGGACCGACTCCACAATCCGGAAGGTCGCCAATTCCGGATCGGCGAAACCGTCTCGGTCGAAGATTTCGCCGAAGACGAAGAAAAGCCGACCACCGAAGACGAAACGACCAACGGTACCAAGTCTGGCTTCATGGGTCTCTTTGGGGGCCGCAAGAAGAAGGAATACGGCAAACTTCCGCAAATGGCGAAGGAAGAAGCCCAAAACAGCCGCGACGCGGCTCAAGAGACGCTGAAGAAGATGTTCGATCGGCGTTAA
- a CDS encoding DUF4404 family protein, with amino-acid sequence MTDAEQLRLKLQELQAELREIDELDGETRRLLEGAMEEIHDALSHNNPDALQHPSLVDNLNRATQDFESSHPGLTRIIGSMVDILGNTGI; translated from the coding sequence ATGACGGATGCGGAACAACTGCGCCTGAAGCTACAGGAGTTACAGGCCGAGTTGCGTGAGATCGACGAGCTGGATGGAGAGACCCGTCGACTGTTGGAAGGCGCCATGGAAGAGATTCATGACGCGCTCAGTCACAACAATCCAGACGCGCTGCAGCACCCGTCCCTGGTCGACAATCTGAACCGGGCGACGCAAGACTTTGAATCGTCTCACCCCGGCCTGACCCGCATCATCGGCAGCATGGTCGATATTCTGGGCAACACCGGGATCTAA
- a CDS encoding argininosuccinate synthase → MPSCVLAYSGGLDTSVILGWLQDEGYEVHAVYVDLGQPCEDRQAILEKAKTCGAKSARIVDGQEEMCRDFAFPIAQWQAKYESIYLLGTSIARPLISKICLQVAREVGADAYVHGATGKGNDQCRFQLAAEALDPSVKIIAPWRMEKFRKLFPGRSAMIKYCEEKNIPVKASIAKPYSSDENCLHISYEAGDLEDLMVNGVDTVEFGMTVSPQQAPDKIENVKITFEKGVPVAINGEKCSPLQVVLKLNEIGGRNGIGRIDMVENRFVGMKSRGVYESPGMTILYDALLVLEQLTVDRDLIHLRDQLAPVVAEMVYYGFWYAPKMDALLAFGRETMKHVTGEVSLNLYKGNIMVDGRTSPNSLYDEGIATMEGGGSYDQTDAEGFLRIQGLPSRVQGRVTPRSY, encoded by the coding sequence ATGCCTAGCTGCGTACTCGCCTACTCGGGCGGTTTGGACACGTCGGTCATCCTCGGTTGGCTGCAAGACGAAGGTTATGAAGTGCACGCGGTGTACGTCGATCTGGGGCAACCCTGCGAAGACCGCCAGGCCATTCTGGAAAAGGCGAAGACCTGCGGCGCCAAGAGCGCTCGTATCGTCGACGGCCAGGAAGAAATGTGCCGCGACTTCGCCTTCCCGATCGCCCAGTGGCAAGCGAAGTACGAATCGATCTACCTGCTCGGCACGTCGATCGCCCGTCCGCTGATCTCCAAGATCTGTCTGCAGGTCGCTCGCGAAGTTGGCGCCGACGCCTACGTCCATGGCGCGACCGGCAAAGGGAACGACCAGTGCCGTTTCCAGTTGGCCGCCGAAGCGCTCGACCCCAGCGTCAAGATCATCGCCCCTTGGCGGATGGAAAAGTTCCGCAAGCTCTTCCCGGGCCGCAGCGCGATGATCAAGTACTGCGAAGAAAAGAACATCCCGGTCAAAGCGTCGATCGCCAAGCCGTACAGCTCGGACGAAAACTGCCTGCACATCAGCTACGAAGCCGGCGACCTGGAAGACCTGATGGTCAACGGCGTCGACACGGTTGAGTTCGGCATGACCGTCTCGCCGCAGCAAGCTCCCGACAAGATCGAAAACGTGAAGATCACGTTTGAGAAAGGGGTGCCGGTCGCGATCAACGGCGAGAAGTGCTCGCCGCTGCAGGTCGTCTTGAAGCTGAACGAAATCGGCGGCCGCAACGGCATCGGTCGGATCGACATGGTCGAAAACCGCTTCGTCGGCATGAAGAGCCGCGGCGTGTACGAATCGCCCGGCATGACGATCCTGTACGACGCGCTGCTGGTGCTGGAACAACTGACGGTCGACCGCGACCTGATCCACCTCCGCGATCAACTCGCCCCGGTCGTCGCCGAAATGGTTTACTACGGCTTCTGGTACGCCCCGAAGATGGACGCGCTCCTCGCGTTCGGCCGCGAAACGATGAAGCACGTCACCGGCGAAGTGAGCCTGAACCTCTACAAGGGGAACATCATGGTCGACGGTCGCACGAGCCCGAACAGCTTGTACGACGAAGGAATCGCCACGATGGAAGGTGGCGGCAGCTACGACCAAACCGACGCCGAAGGCTTCCTCCGAATCCAAGGTTTGCCCAGCCGAGTCCAAGGCCGGGTGACGCCGCGATCGTACTAA